From a region of the Microcoleus sp. FACHB-831 genome:
- a CDS encoding MotA/TolQ/ExbB proton channel family protein, translating to MGITELFIAGGVVMWPLLAFSVVGTALIAERIAFWFRVTQRQRRVVRDALSAYQQNPDVALKKLQANADLPIARIFLAALELEDPNPEEFRLALESEAQAEIPVLKRFNVVFDTIVSLSPLLGLLGTVLGLINSFASLTLGDAGSTKTTGVTAGISEALVSTASGLVVAMFVLFFSNAFRGFYLRQIALIQEYSGQLELLYRRRYERGSRHASTR from the coding sequence ATGGGAATTACTGAGCTTTTTATTGCAGGCGGCGTGGTAATGTGGCCGCTGCTGGCATTTTCCGTAGTAGGGACAGCCCTCATTGCAGAGCGTATAGCTTTTTGGTTTCGTGTTACTCAACGGCAACGTCGTGTAGTGCGAGATGCGCTATCTGCATATCAGCAGAATCCGGACGTAGCGCTGAAAAAGCTACAAGCTAATGCCGATTTGCCTATTGCGCGCATCTTTTTAGCGGCTTTAGAACTGGAAGATCCCAATCCAGAGGAATTCCGTTTGGCTCTCGAAAGTGAAGCTCAAGCAGAGATTCCTGTGCTGAAAAGATTTAACGTTGTGTTTGACACTATCGTTAGTCTTTCACCCCTTCTGGGTTTGCTGGGGACAGTTTTGGGGTTGATTAACTCGTTTGCCTCACTGACATTGGGCGATGCGGGGAGTACCAAAACCACAGGAGTGACAGCAGGGATTAGTGAGGCATTGGTTTCCACAGCCTCGGGCTTAGTTGTTGCTATGTTTGTTTTGTTTTTTTCTAATGCTTTTCGAGGATTCTATCTGCGTCAAATAGCACTGATTCAAGAGTACAGCGGTCAGCTAGAATTGCTCTACCGCCGTCGTTATGAAAGAGGATCGCGCCATGCGTCTACCCGATGA
- a CDS encoding energy transducer TonB → MSLSSIAVQQREKEEEALRSFLAYGLMGSIGLHIALLTLGSFWVKNAEFAEEPVEIVVVDAPTVETIKPPEKKLEEKIQPKDTSLGGGGSGGGSGGKAGGGSGGGGSSSPAVATSSETPDTRFAPSFKPTAYVPPTETIKQQSLARLLPPPLPKPDLKPTPLPTVPPEVAQTVEPTPIPTVPPEVAQTVQPTPPPPIPEPTVSPEVAQTVEPTPVPTPVASLPPAPIETPSPTLTPLPEKLPEPPRVSTPSPIPTATPETRPTESPAVPVTPSPQLEKPERTTQRQQPFGQVTDRLRDLLGQKNTPERQEIAKNDPSPSNNSSEAGDRTSIPGSESNGGRSGGGTSTSPGTGSGNGTGSGSGNGTGSGSGNGTGSGSGNGTGSGSGNGTGSGFGNGTGSGSGSGSGDGTGSGSGSGSGNTGPIATGPGQGAAPRNRDRKRSTTGSGSGRASCRRCPEPKYPRGSENLEGRVVVEIEIDRDGNVLDARPAKSSGHDILDQAAVETVKNEWKFSRSESGQRIRAGLNFTKKNSDFAREARERELRAQRQREIREQQEREITAKREREIREQREEELREQQEREQKEQERLNREIPKVPESPSLPALPTPESRTKPEASPKPATPAPEPPPSPLPEPPPSPELPPLPEPASPPPESESPPPEPVKLE, encoded by the coding sequence ATGAGCTTGTCAAGCATTGCTGTACAGCAGCGAGAAAAAGAAGAGGAGGCCCTGAGGTCGTTCTTAGCCTACGGCCTCATGGGTTCCATTGGGCTGCATATAGCGTTGCTGACGCTCGGCAGTTTTTGGGTCAAAAATGCTGAATTTGCAGAGGAACCGGTTGAAATCGTAGTTGTAGATGCGCCTACTGTTGAAACGATAAAACCCCCAGAGAAGAAACTAGAAGAAAAGATTCAACCGAAAGACACTTCACTAGGGGGAGGAGGCTCTGGCGGGGGGTCTGGAGGCAAAGCGGGAGGAGGCTCTGGCGGTGGTGGCTCCAGCAGCCCCGCCGTAGCTACAAGCAGCGAAACCCCCGATACTAGATTTGCGCCTTCATTTAAACCAACCGCTTATGTGCCACCAACTGAAACTATTAAACAGCAATCACTTGCCCGCTTGCTGCCCCCTCCCTTGCCCAAGCCTGACCTGAAGCCAACACCCCTGCCTACGGTACCGCCAGAAGTAGCCCAAACTGTAGAGCCGACCCCCATACCGACAGTACCGCCGGAAGTAGCTCAAACTGTCCAACCGACGCCGCCACCACCAATTCCAGAACCTACGGTATCGCCTGAAGTAGCCCAAACTGTAGAGCCAACGCCCGTACCGACACCAGTGGCTAGTTTGCCGCCTGCACCGATAGAAACCCCTTCGCCGACGCTAACACCGCTTCCGGAAAAACTGCCGGAACCACCGCGAGTTAGTACGCCATCACCAATCCCTACCGCTACTCCAGAAACAAGGCCAACCGAATCGCCTGCTGTTCCTGTGACGCCATCTCCACAACTTGAAAAGCCAGAACGCACAACACAGCGACAGCAACCTTTTGGACAAGTTACCGACAGATTAAGAGATCTTCTAGGACAGAAAAATACCCCAGAACGTCAAGAAATTGCTAAGAACGATCCAAGCCCGTCAAACAACAGCAGTGAAGCGGGCGATCGCACTAGCATTCCTGGTAGTGAGTCAAACGGTGGAAGAAGTGGCGGTGGTACAAGCACTAGCCCCGGCACAGGTTCTGGCAATGGCACAGGGTCTGGCTCTGGCAATGGCACAGGGTCTGGCTCTGGCAATGGTACAGGTTCCGGCTCTGGCAATGGCACGGGGTCTGGCTCTGGCAATGGTACAGGGTCTGGCTTTGGCAATGGCACAGGTTCTGGCTCTGGAAGTGGTTCTGGAGATGGCACAGGGTCTGGTTCTGGAAGTGGTTCTGGAAATACCGGGCCGATCGCCACAGGCCCAGGACAGGGAGCAGCTCCTAGAAATCGCGATCGCAAACGTTCTACAACAGGTTCTGGCTCTGGTCGTGCCTCTTGCCGCAGGTGTCCCGAACCAAAATATCCCAGAGGCTCTGAAAATTTAGAAGGCAGAGTGGTTGTAGAGATAGAAATTGACAGAGATGGCAATGTGCTTGACGCACGGCCTGCTAAATCCAGCGGTCACGACATACTCGATCAAGCCGCCGTCGAAACTGTAAAAAACGAGTGGAAGTTCTCCAGATCTGAAAGCGGACAGCGCATAAGGGCAGGACTTAACTTTACTAAGAAGAACTCAGATTTCGCTCGTGAAGCCCGAGAACGCGAACTTCGCGCTCAGAGACAACGGGAAATTCGCGAACAGCAAGAACGCGAAATTACCGCTAAAAGAGAACGCGAAATTCGCGAACAGAGAGAAGAAGAACTTCGCGAACAGCAAGAGCGCGAACAAAAAGAACAAGAAAGGTTAAACCGCGAGATTCCAAAGGTGCCAGAGTCACCGTCTCTGCCTGCTTTACCAACGCCTGAGTCTAGAACTAAACCAGAAGCTTCTCCCAAACCTGCAACTCCTGCACCAGAACCCCCGCCATCACCATTACCAGAACCACCACCATCGCCAGAACTCCCGCCATTACCTGAACCAGCATCGCCACCGCCTGAATCGGAATCGCCACCGCCTGAACCTGTGAAGTTAGAGTAG